From Aedes albopictus strain Foshan chromosome 1, AalbF5, whole genome shotgun sequence, one genomic window encodes:
- the LOC109427507 gene encoding probable 4-coumarate--CoA ligase 1, which translates to MFHQFDAATKSWLSRHPAPVIDPAANLAQLILTVLDRNPEKILQIDADTGRELTAAEMRLRAIHIAQNLTELGFRKGDMAAVVCSNSENLAPLVLGLWMIGMPFVSLPVAFNADDLGHLMGLVQPKLVFCDDSVYKTVLEGAGKALKIKPVVFAVESEMESIRKVDELLESTGKEAEFVPQHLGDMRDLIGIILCTSGTTGQPKGVAVSQAHISIVLGRPVKANDSDLVFNFSPLYWGTGLFALLNSLSTGTTRIVTHGTFNEDVFYDVLERYRPTHFFTPPSHAIFLLDHPRAAQADFSCLKSWSLSGSIASPQLRRRIEQKLSNGRTVNNYASSEIGLIAMDSIRKKEGSVGLLMPHLNAKVVDESDASVGPGEQGELLLRTSIPFMGYYNDPEANRQLMTEDGWIRTGDIGYLDEEGFVYLVDRKKDVIKYRGYQMSPVELEAIVEKIEGVQQVCVLGIPEMDGTSDLPAAVIVRKPGSTLTEEQVVRLVEEQVSDHKRLRGGVFFFDAFPMSSTGKVLRRELRKSLM; encoded by the exons ATGTTTCACCAGTTCGACGCCGCCACAAAATCGTGGCTTTCGCGACATCCCGCACCGGTGATTGATCCGGCGGCCAATCTGGCCCAGCTGATCCTCACCGTGCTGGATCGCAATCCGGAGAAGATCCTCCAAATCGATGCCGACACGGGTCGGGAGCTGACTGCCGCTGAGATGCGACTCCGTGCGATACACATTGCGCAGAATCTGACTGAGTTGGGATTTCGCAAAGGCGATATGGCTGCGGTGGTTTGTTCGAACAGTGAAAATCTGGCACCACTGGTGCTGGGGCTGTGGATGATCGGAATGCCGTTCGTAAGTCTCCCGGTGGCGTTCAACGCGGACGATTTGGGCCACCTGATGGGACTGGTTCAACCCAAATTGGTGTTCTGTGACGATTCGGTGTACAAAACTGTGCTGGAGGGTGCCGGAAAGGCACTGAAGATAAAACCGGTAGTGTTCGCCGTCGAGAGCGAGATGGAGAGTATTAGGAAGGTGGATGAGCTGTTGGAAAGCACCGGGAAAGAGGCGGAGTTCGT GCCTCAGCACCTTGGCGACATGCGAGACTTGATCGGCATCATTCTCTGCACTTCTGGCACCACTGGCCAACCGAAAGGTGTTGCCGTATCGCAAGCGCACATCTCTATAGTCCTCGGTAGACCAGTCAAGGCCAACGATTCGGATTTGGTGTTCAACTTCAGCCCACTGTATTGGGGAACGGGGTTGTTTGCGCTGTTGAACTCGCTTTCAACCGGAACGACACGAATTGTGACGCACGGTACCTTCAACGAAGATGTGTTCTACGATGTTCTGGAGCGGTATCGACCCACTCACTTCTTCACTCCTCCGTCGCACGCCATATTCTTGCTGGATCATCCACGTGCGGCGCAAGCCGATTTCAGCTGTTTGAAGAGCTGGAGCCTGAGCGGAAGCATTGCTTCTCCACAATTGCGGAGGCGCATCGAGCAAAAGCTAAGCAATGGAAGAACAGTGAATAACTATGCATCGTCGGAGATAGGGTTGATTGCAATGGATTCGATTCGGAAGAAGGAAGGCAGCGTTGGGTTACTGATGCCGCACCTGAATGCGAAGGTGGTCGATGAAAGCGACGCATCAGTAGGTCCTGgagagcaaggcgaactgttactAAGAACGTCGATTCCGTTCATGGGCTACTACAACGACCCGGAAGCAAACCGACAGTTGATGACCGAGGACGGATGGATTCGCACCGGCGACATCGGCTACTTGGATGAGGAAGGGTTCGTCTATTTGGTTGATAGGAAGAAGGACGTAATCAAGTATCGAGGCTACCAGATGTCGCCGGTAGAGTTGGAAGCGATAGTGGAGAAAATCGAAGGTGTCCAGCAGGTTTGCGTGCTGGGGATTCCGGAAATGGACGGGACTTCGGATTTGCCTGCGGCTGTGATCGTGAGAAAACCGGGTAGTACGTTGACGGAAGAACAGGTCGTTAGGTTGGTTGAGGAGCAAGTGTCCGATCATAAGCGATTGCGAGGTGGAGTGTTTTTCTTTGATGCTTTTCCTATGTCTTCCACGGGGAAGGTATTGCGGAGGGAACTAAGGAAATCATTGATGTAA